The sequence CTCAAAATTCCTGCTTTTGCCAAGCAGCCTCTGGGGAGGGGGGGTCAGGGAAGAACTTAACTTTGGGCATGAGACTCTCATAGCTATTCTCCGAACCCCTTCCCCACTCATCCCTACTCTGCACTTAGGCTTGTTTCTAATATAAAGTCCTTGGTATTGGTTTACAAGCCCAATGTTTTCTGTAGCTCATGTATCCTCACTGTCCTTCATGCCAGGACCCGAGGGGCAGGGACAATACAAAATAACCACTTCCTCAGCACAAGGTGATAAAAGTATGTACACCTCTAAGCTTTTGCATCAACCTAGCATCattaaatagtttaatttttGACCCTAGTGAATGCTTTTTCTGGATTCTTTACTGAAATCAGCAGGTATTTGTTCAGTGTTACACtctataaaagttttttttttttttagaccacTGAGTTCCTAAATGTCAGGAGTTGGGGTGGAGAGGCCCTCTGTATAGTCTCGTACAGTTTATATCTAATCAGTGAACAattctggaattcttttttttcacagGTCAGTCCCTTGTTCCAAAAATTGGAAAATGACCAGATTGAAAGTCTGAGGCAGCGCTTCAGCGGGGGCCAGGTGAGAAAGCTAAAGACTGTGCCTCACCCAACAGTTAGTATCCTTCAGTAGCCCTCACTCGTCCCTCTTTCCATCTATTGGCCCTGATGCTTCctcacttcatttttctttcctgtcttaGCTAGAAGAGTCCTTGTCATTAAAGGTAATCACTTTCCCCTTGAGATGTTATATAAAACTTGAGGTCGGGGGATGTTTATGGTAGCAGGTGCTAACTCTGTTGTTGATCTCAAGGCAATCAAGCCAGCAGCTGTGGAGACTATGACAGTAGCTGGACCACAGCAGATACAAGTGCTGATGGATGAAGTGACCAAGCAGGTACGGAGCTTAAGCCCTATGGGAGGCTGGAAAAGCTGAATCCTAAATAGGTCATTTCTGGTCTCACTGTTGTGATTCCTCCATCCCCTCTTCTCTTAGGGCAACATTGTCCGAGAATTGAAAGCACAAAAGGCAGACAAGAACCAGGTTGCTGCAGAGGTGGCTAAACTCTTGGATCTGAAGAAACAGTTGGCTCTAGCTGAGGGGAAACCCCTTGAAACCCCTAAAGGcaagaagaaaaagtgaaagtgAGAACTTGGCTCCTAGAAAGTCACTTTAATGGATGTGGacagtaataaataaatgtacaatcTCTATATACATGCCGAGACCCTCTCCTGTCATCCACCCTAAGTTTTCCCCCTACTGAatagatgggggtgggaggggtacaTCATTGGCATTGGTGAGAAGGTGGTCAGTAGATACTTCCAGGAAGGGTCAGAAGTGGCCCAAGGGGGAAGTGCTGGTCCCAGCCATTCATGCTTGGTGCAGATTAACCATCCGGTCAATCAGAGCTCGGCGAGTCGCCTCCACTTCCCTGGTCAGGCGCTCGATTTCCTGCTTGAGCCGTTCGTTCTCTTCAGCTAGCTGTGCcacttttctttcattctcttgttGTTTCTCCTTCATGCGTTGCTTTCCAGCCCGTGCCGGGGACTGGCCACTGTGTTTCCGTTTCCTGGGCCTTTCTtggtcttcctcttcttcctcctgagcCGGGGAGCTCTGACTGGAATCCAGAGAGCTGGGGCTCTGGGAGGTGCGCGTGACCGCTGCTCGTCCTGGCTCCTCGGTCAGCCAAGCCAGGGAGGCGGGGTCAAGAGTGGTGAAGGTTTTTGGTTCTTCCTTCAAAGGAATGAGGAAAGGCAGAGTAGGTGTTAATTAGCTGAGAAGGGACGGGCGGCGCAGTACCCCGCAGCCTCCACCCCCCCGCCCAGCATTAGGCCTAGCATTCTTACCTCCTCGTTTCCAGGGGGTGAGACATAGGTACCCCCATTTTCATCTGAGGACAGCACCTCCTGCAAGTCCTCATACCAGGCCTCCAGCTCCCAGCTGGACAGTGTCCCGAAGGAGAAAGGCAGTGACTCAGCTGCCATCTCTGTGGCTGGATCAGGCTCTGGGAAAGGACATACTCAGGATAGTGGCGGGGGGGAGAAGCTCCACAAAGCCGTCAGTCTACGGGCTGGCACACTGGCCTGCTGCCTGTCTGTTTTGGTAGATAAAAGTTTATTGGAGCATGGCCAcatccatttatttacatattgtttatggctgctttcatgagACAACAGCAGAGATGAATAGTTGTGTCAGAGACTATTCTGTGTGGCCCTCAATGTCTAAAATACTGTCTGACCCTTTAAAATTTACCAACCCCTGATCTAGAATGATATTCCGTCTTTGCTTTTGCCCAGCACTTGAAGAAGCAAGTGCCTGGATGTGCATTCTTATGGGTTCCTAGTAAAAGTCTTCAGCCCCCCTTGGGGAACTCCACTGGTTGTTTCCAGGGGCAGTCACCAGATCATCTGTGCTCCCTTCTCCTGTGTGGGGAGCTGGGGCAAACAGTCCTTGGGTCAGTTTAACCTTGTTGGGGATGGAGGTGTGGTGAGACCTCACCTGACTGCTGACTGCTCACTCAGGGCCAGCTTTCAATTAGGACATGCTCTAAGAATAGTGATTTGGTCACCTTGTTAGGGGCAGGTCAGGAGGATGGATGTGGCCTAATAGCAAAAGCCTGCTCAGATTCAAACTGTCCTCTCCCACCTTCTCTAGGTGTTTTCATAATTTATTAGGGTCCCAGTAAAGGGGGCCTAAGCAGCAATTCTTAGGAGCTGGTTTTGGGAAAGGATTGGTTAAGTTTACCTGCTTTCAGGTGTGGTGATGTATGAAGATACACTTCCTTCTGGAACACTGTGGGGATCAAAGATAAATGTTAGCCATCTCTGGAAGCGGGGAGAGAGGCAGGTTCTTTTATCTCCAGCTTCCTACTGCTCCTTCCTTACTTCCTGTCTTATAGAGTATAATTAGTTATTGGTCCCTGTAGCCATTTCTAAGGACAGAGAAGAGCCTGACTTCCTTTATTTTTGGTTGCTGACATTTGTAGTCCTGATTACATAATAGCAAAATCCTGGCCAACTCAGCTTTCTGTAAATTTAAGGCAGTCCTCAAATCTGCCAGGGTAAGGACTGGACTACAGGGAAGGGAACAAATCAAGTGGCATTTTCCTAATTCCATTCCCACACTGACATCCTCCAAATGTGTATTTCCAGTCTAGACCTCTCCTGGAACCTCCAACTCTATCTAACTGCTTACTTGCCATTCTCTTTTTGGATATCTAATATGCATCTCAGACTGAACGTGTTCAGAGACAAACTCCTGCTAATCTCCTTCCGAGGTCTTTCCCGTCTCGGGATAGAGCAACTTTAGTTCCTTGAGCCAAAAACCTTGGTatcatccttgattcctctcctctcacacccaACAATCCAATCCAAACCACCAGCAAAACTTCTTGAGTCATTCTTAAAAACCCCAGAATCTAAACACGTCTCACCAATTCCACTGTTTCTAATCTAGATCAAGTTACTATCATCTCTCTTGGGTGACTGCAGAAACCTCTTGACTGCAGGTCTCCCAGTTTCTGCTTCCGCAACCCCTCCCAGAGTCTATTCACAGCAGCACCCAAAGAGCCTTTTAAAACTCAAGTCAGGCTGTGTCCTTCCTCTGTTCAAAATCTTCTCATTTCACACATGTTAAAAGCTAAGTCCTTAAAATGGCTTAGAAGGCCCCCCACAATCTGTTCTTGCCTTGCCCTGTTTTTCTCATTGACCACTCTCCATCTTGCTCACTCTAGGCCAGCCAGCTGGCCTCCTGTTCCCTAAAGATACTATGCATGCTCCCACCTTAGGACCTCTGCTCTTGCTGTTCCTTCTCCTGGAAAGCTGTTCCTTCCACATACCACATGGCTTACTGCCTTGCCTATTTTGAGGTCTTTCATTTAAATAGCACCTCAGTAGGGGAATCCCTGACCACCCAGTGTAAACTGCATGCAACCTCCACTCAGCATTCTCTACCCTTCCATGCTTTAGTTTTTTTCTATGGCATTTACAACATATTTGCTTACTGTATGCCTCTTCCCACTgaaatgtaagctctgtgagaggagagattttttaaaatctcttgttCATGGATAAATGCTGGGCTCCAAACTTAACCAGCATAGTAGGTGCTGGTTAAGTATTTGTTAGGAATCAATGGATAAATCTCCCTAATCTCTCACAGGGAAAGGAGGACGAAGCCCAGAGGCAGAGCGGCAGCTGCCTATCCCTGGGGACTGCAATATCGGCCTCAGTGCTTCTCTACAGGGCTGTCCTCCCTGGGGAACCCTCCTTGCTTTCCAGCGTGTGGGACATAGCTTTCATCAGCAGTGGAGCCCtgggccagagggctgcagagcCAAGCAGGGGGCTGACCTGATGCAATGGTTACACAGAGATTAGCTGGAGACAGGACAAGGGGAAAGAGGCAAGGACCAATCCCAGGGGAAGGACAATCCACTGGGGAAACCTCCAAATGACTTCCCACACTTAAAAGATTCAGGACGCTCTCTTGTGCAGAAGGCTTAGGGACCTCTGGGGAAAAGGAAAACTCTGCTCCCTGTCCATCGACACACCTCTTCCCAAAGGCTTGTGTCAGTCTCTTTTAAGGTTCTCTCCTCTGCAAGGGTGCAGAAAGAATGTCCTGTGGAGGGTCCAAAAGCCCCATCTACTGACGTGGCTATGCTGGCCCTGAGACGCTGCGGCTGAGAcaggattgggggtgggggaggacgcTGGTGGCAAAGTGGCGGCAGCGGCCTGAACCATGGTCAACCAGCCTTCTCGGAGCGGGGGTGTGTCCTGTTGCCCCGCCTCCCACCCGGCAGGCCTAACGAGGAGGCCTGGGGTCTGCAAcgggagggaaaaaaatcttcctagGGCAGCTGGGGCCCCTTCCCTGAACAGCACAGAGtggggcctgtgctccggacAGTGGTGGGATGCTGCTGTCGTGCGAAGGAAGAGGGGTCTGTAAACACTACTTCTGAATGAAGGCTTCTCCTCATCCCTCCCCCGGACGGTCACTTCACTTCACTGCGGAGGGCGTGGGACCCATCCTTAAGAGCGGACAACTTTAAGGGGACAACTAGTGTTCACGAGGATGGGAGGGTAAAAGGTAGATGGGGTAATCAGTACTCGCCTCTCTCCTCAGGTTCCGGCTCTGATTTTGGCTCTGTCGCTGCCACCCGCTCATCTTCAACATGATACACTCTTCGCCTTAGACTCAAGCCTCTGACCGGGATAGCGCGGAGCTGAGATCTTTTAATAGGGCCTTGCCCTCCTCTCCGGGGGCGGATCCAGAAGCCTACCAATCATAAAGCGGCACGCCGGCATTGGCCCCGCCTCATACCTTACATCCGCCACTCAGGAGCCCCGAGGCACCGCCCCCATCGCTCCCTCCCGCTTGGGGGTCGAGTTAGTGTTGGACCCGGAAGTGGCTTTGGGTCACGAGGCTTAGCGGAGGAGGTGAGTGAGTCATGCGCGCGCGCGGAGGGGAGagctggcgggggaggggaggaaaggggggcGGGGATGATGCAATGTTTGGCAACCGGTGTCTGCGCGCGCACGCGCAGGGCACTACAAGGGTGGTGGGaggtgcggggggggggtgggggagaggaaagagggcgGGGCGCCAGCTCCCGGCACCCAACGGCCCCAACAGTGCTCCACCGTGGTTGCCCCTAGGCTGCGGTGTGAAGCCTCACTGCAGCTTGTCTCCCTCAAGAGCTCTTGTTCCGCCCACCTGACATGAGCCCCAGTTTTACCTCCTCCACAAGAGACTCCCATTTTCTTTGCCCCTCATCCCCTCCCAGCTAATGGACACAAGGTCTTTTAAACCTCCGTCCTTTGAAAATTTGCACCCAACCACCAGGGTTGTTTGCATCTTCTTGAGTCTTCCTAAAGGGGTCCTCTCTTTTAGCTCCCTGGCTCCCTCAAAAGAGGCCAAGTAACTTGAATCCCCTTGGTAGTCATTTTCAGCTCCCCCTCGCTGAAGAGCACCCTTAAACTCTTATCTTTGTAAAGTTTTTGACGAGCATTTGGCATGCCAGAATTCATGCTCTTTGCCGGGTGGCCCCGATTCCCACTGTTTCCCTTATCACCTTCCCCCGTGGTGATCTGGTGCCCTTCACCAAAGATCAGGCCCGCCCTTTTCAGTGTACCAGACCTGCAAGTCCTGTGACTCCCTGCTGTGAGGAGCTGGGCATAGGCCTCCTGCTTTCTAGGTGTTTGGGCTACAGTAGGGCTGTGTTGCCTGGAACACTGCGTGCACGTGAGCGCACGACTGCCTTGGACTGGGTTGTCAGGAGCCCAGATTCTAGCCTCAGCGGTCCCTCACTTGCCCAGGGATCCCAGGCCTGCCACCTAATCTCCCCGTGCTTCACCATTCTTGTTAGTAAATAAAAGATGAGTTGTGGAAGTAAAATGAGAGAATTATGAACTTGGAGGCAGCTTGAACAAAAGTGAAAAGCACCGTGGAAAATGCAAAGTATTTTTCTAGTGCCATTAGGTAGAAAACAGAGGCCATATGGTGGCCTGTTACATATCCTGTCATACCCTCATGGGGGCAGCCGGAGTTTGTCCTAAGTAGAAACTGTCAACAAGGCTGGTTGTGGCTGGGTGGCAGCTTCAGGCGGTGGTGTGACGGTGACAGGTCCTTGGCCAGGCCTGCACCATTGCTCCAGAGCTCCATTTCTCCTTCTgtaaatgggggtgggggtgggttggaGCAGATGGTCTCTCCTGGCCCGGAGACATGACCAGGTTGTCAGTGACAGGCAGAGGTCATGTGACTTGACAGGCCGGGGTCGTGTTGTGACTTGTTGACCTGGGGAGGCGGGTCAAGTCCCTGCACACTACCCGGGAAGCctttgggggcggggcggggcagggcaaGTCGCGACTTTCATCTTTTGGGGCCGGTTCCTCCCGGACCTGGCATTCCTGGCTCCCCCAACAGATTGTGGCTTCGGAAGGGG is a genomic window of Kogia breviceps isolate mKogBre1 chromosome 12, mKogBre1 haplotype 1, whole genome shotgun sequence containing:
- the LOC136791975 gene encoding uncharacterized homolog — translated: MLKMSGWQRQSQNQSRNLRRECSRRKCIFIHHHT
- the DDIT3 gene encoding DNA damage-inducible transcript 3 protein; this translates as MAAESLPFSFGTLSSWELEAWYEDLQEVLSSDENGGTYVSPPGNEEEEPKTFTTLDPASLAWLTEEPGRAAVTRTSQSPSSLDSSQSSPAQEEEEEDQERPRKRKHSGQSPARAGKQRMKEKQQENERKVAQLAEENERLKQEIERLTREVEATRRALIDRMVNLHQA